Proteins from a genomic interval of Synechococcus sp. A15-28:
- the cobM gene encoding precorrin-4 C(11)-methyltransferase — translation MSHPVCFVGAGPGAEDLLTLRAAERLRHADVLIWTDSLVCPQITVLAPDHCEKIRTSTLTLEEVIPLLIDRQRQGAKVVRLHDGDTALYSAINEQICALSDADIPVEVVPGVSAYQAAAAGLSSELTIPGVVQTIVLGRAGGRTGVPPSEELDQLAALGASLCLYLSARHIDDVQATLQRHYPDDTPVAIAYRVSWPDEWMSVVPLAQMAAASQERQLIRTTLYIISPALNGGRQRSRLYSPDHDHLFRPSH, via the coding sequence CTGAGTCACCCCGTTTGCTTTGTCGGAGCAGGCCCCGGGGCTGAGGACCTACTGACCCTTCGAGCCGCTGAACGACTGCGTCATGCCGATGTGCTGATCTGGACGGACTCCCTGGTGTGCCCTCAGATCACAGTGCTGGCTCCTGACCATTGCGAAAAAATCCGCACCAGCACCCTCACCCTGGAAGAGGTGATTCCTCTGTTGATCGATCGACAACGTCAGGGGGCCAAGGTCGTGCGTCTGCACGATGGGGACACGGCTCTTTACAGCGCCATCAACGAGCAGATTTGCGCTCTGAGCGATGCGGACATTCCGGTGGAAGTGGTTCCCGGGGTCAGCGCTTATCAAGCGGCAGCAGCGGGACTCTCCAGCGAACTCACCATCCCGGGGGTGGTTCAGACCATTGTCCTCGGCCGCGCCGGGGGGCGCACGGGGGTTCCCCCTTCAGAGGAACTCGATCAGCTGGCAGCTCTGGGGGCCAGCCTATGCCTGTATCTCAGTGCCCGCCATATCGATGACGTGCAGGCCACCCTTCAGCGCCATTACCCCGACGACACACCGGTGGCCATCGCCTACCGGGTGAGCTGGCCTGATGAATGGATGTCCGTTGTCCCCCTCGCGCAGATGGCTGCTGCCAGTCAGGAGCGCCAGTTGATCCGCACAACCCTCTACATCATCAGTCCAGCACTCAATGGAGGTCGTCAACGATCGCGTTTGTATTCACCGGATCACGACCACCTTTTCCGCCCAAGCCACTGA
- a CDS encoding DUF3067 family protein codes for MSAEPLGVEELIGCLRQRWRATYDLQLVVRRQRLYLQVMWAYLEQQSFPMDEIAYREHLAEVLDVVNRLGLAAEVRHWINTTRDKPRLGKALSLQLQAEGPAAQNLLREFLV; via the coding sequence ATGTCTGCAGAACCCCTCGGTGTCGAGGAGCTGATTGGCTGCTTACGCCAGCGCTGGCGGGCGACTTACGACCTTCAGCTGGTGGTTCGCCGGCAGCGTCTCTACCTGCAGGTGATGTGGGCTTATTTAGAGCAACAGTCGTTCCCGATGGACGAAATCGCGTATCGGGAGCATCTGGCGGAAGTGCTGGATGTTGTGAATCGTCTTGGTTTGGCGGCCGAAGTGCGCCATTGGATCAATACAACCCGGGATAAACCCCGCCTGGGTAAGGCCCTGAGCCTTCAGCTGCAGGCTGAAGGGCCAGCCGCGCAGAACCTGCTCAGGGAGTTTCTCGTCTGA
- the ispD gene encoding 2-C-methyl-D-erythritol 4-phosphate cytidylyltransferase, which produces MHLLIAAAGSGRRMGADRNKLLLPLAGKPVIAWTLKAALAAEQIHWIGVVGQEIDREPILDLMGDADKPVTWIQGGSTRQESVLRGLAGLPAAAELVLIHDGARCLAEPALFDRCAQALATGQALIAATPVTDTIKRVDGDGVITETPDRSELWAAQTPQGFQVDQLRQGHAQAEAMGWAVTDDASLYERLGWPVQVLDAGPSNIKVTTPFDLTVAEAVLALRQQG; this is translated from the coding sequence GTGCATCTGTTGATCGCCGCAGCGGGCAGTGGTCGCCGCATGGGCGCGGATCGCAACAAGCTTCTGCTGCCATTGGCCGGAAAGCCTGTGATCGCCTGGACGCTGAAGGCTGCGTTGGCCGCTGAACAGATCCACTGGATCGGTGTGGTGGGTCAGGAGATCGATCGCGAACCGATTCTTGATCTCATGGGGGATGCTGACAAGCCGGTCACCTGGATCCAGGGCGGCAGCACGCGGCAGGAGTCGGTGTTGCGCGGGCTGGCGGGGCTGCCTGCCGCTGCTGAACTGGTGTTGATCCACGACGGCGCCCGCTGCCTGGCGGAACCGGCGCTGTTCGATCGCTGCGCGCAGGCCCTGGCCACAGGCCAGGCGCTGATCGCAGCAACCCCTGTCACCGACACGATCAAGCGGGTGGATGGCGATGGGGTGATCACTGAGACGCCGGACCGATCGGAGCTCTGGGCTGCGCAGACTCCTCAGGGTTTTCAGGTGGACCAGTTGCGCCAGGGGCATGCCCAGGCTGAAGCGATGGGTTGGGCCGTCACGGACGACGCCTCTCTGTATGAGCGCCTCGGCTGGCCTGTGCAAGTGCTGGATGCCGGACCGTCCAACATCAAGGTGACCACACCGTTTGACCTGACGGTGGCCGAAGCCGTGCTGGCTCTCAGGCAACAAGGCTGA
- the petA gene encoding cytochrome f: MRRHLSLLLGSLVLGLSVLIAPAASWAYPFWAQQNYDSPREATGKIVCANCHLAKKLTQAEVPQSVLPDTVFTASVKIPYEDGLQEIGADGSDVGLQVGAVVMLPDGFTLAPQDRWTDEMKEETEGVYFSQYSDDQPNILLVGPIPGDQHQEVVFPLLSPDPATDSNIHFGKYQLHVGGNRGRGQVYPTGEKSNNAVYTASASGSVTAIEDGENGSSILTINTTDGAAVTETIPVGPQLLVNVGDTVEAGGALTNDPNVGGFGQVDAEIVLQNPVRIYGLLAFFAAVAVAQIMLVLKKKQVEKVQAAEGNF; encoded by the coding sequence ATGCGTCGCCACCTCTCCTTACTGCTCGGATCGCTGGTGCTCGGCCTGAGCGTTTTGATCGCCCCCGCCGCCAGCTGGGCCTATCCCTTCTGGGCTCAACAGAACTACGACAGCCCTCGGGAAGCCACCGGCAAGATCGTCTGCGCCAACTGCCACCTGGCGAAGAAACTGACCCAGGCCGAAGTGCCTCAGTCGGTTCTGCCCGACACGGTGTTCACCGCCAGCGTCAAGATCCCTTACGAGGACGGACTTCAAGAGATTGGAGCCGATGGAAGCGACGTGGGCCTTCAGGTCGGCGCTGTCGTGATGCTGCCCGATGGGTTCACCCTCGCGCCTCAGGATCGCTGGACCGATGAGATGAAAGAGGAGACCGAAGGGGTTTACTTCTCGCAGTACAGCGACGATCAGCCCAATATTCTTCTGGTGGGTCCGATTCCCGGTGATCAGCATCAGGAAGTGGTCTTCCCCCTTCTCTCACCTGACCCCGCCACCGACAGCAACATTCACTTCGGTAAGTACCAGCTCCACGTCGGCGGCAACCGTGGTCGTGGCCAGGTGTACCCCACCGGCGAAAAGAGCAATAACGCGGTTTACACTGCCTCCGCTTCCGGCTCAGTGACAGCGATTGAGGACGGCGAGAACGGCTCCAGCATCCTCACCATCAACACCACGGATGGCGCGGCTGTGACGGAAACCATTCCCGTCGGACCTCAGCTGCTGGTCAACGTCGGCGACACCGTTGAGGCCGGTGGCGCACTGACCAACGACCCGAATGTCGGTGGCTTCGGTCAGGTTGATGCCGAAATCGTGCTTCAGAACCCTGTGCGCATCTACGGCCTGCTCGCCTTCTTTGCGGCTGTTGCCGTTGCCCAGATCATGCTGGTGCTGAAGAAGAAACAGGTGGAGAAGGTTCAGGCTGCTGAGGGCAACTTCTGA
- a CDS encoding LD-carboxypeptidase, whose product MTALQPAIPLTAGDAVATVAASSALADDHRLEEGLEVLRGWGLCPLEQNVSARRWGHLAGTDQERFSDLTQDAPLLACARGGWGSARLLEHPISWKPGWLLGFSDVTSLLWARLSAGWAGGIHGPLLTTLAAEPAWSRERLRQLLFGETPPALEGEPRGGGQTTGPLLAANLTVASHLLGSGLMPNLQGAILVLEDVGEAPYRIDRMLTHWRLCGVLQQLGGIGFGQFEGCDSSPDDPLTTTLAAVLDERTADLNIPVVMNLPVGHVCGNAALPMGQLACLDGNRGSLSLVA is encoded by the coding sequence ATGACTGCGTTGCAGCCAGCCATCCCCCTCACCGCGGGGGACGCCGTGGCCACCGTGGCAGCGAGCTCGGCCCTGGCGGACGATCATCGCCTGGAAGAGGGGTTGGAGGTGCTCAGGGGCTGGGGGCTGTGCCCCTTGGAGCAGAACGTGAGCGCTCGTCGTTGGGGGCACCTGGCTGGAACCGATCAGGAGCGCTTCAGCGATTTGACCCAGGACGCTCCTCTGCTGGCCTGCGCCCGCGGCGGCTGGGGATCGGCACGGCTGCTGGAACACCCCATCTCCTGGAAACCCGGCTGGCTGCTGGGCTTCTCCGATGTCACGTCCCTCCTCTGGGCAAGGCTGAGCGCAGGGTGGGCTGGCGGCATCCACGGCCCGCTTCTCACCACCCTCGCAGCGGAACCGGCATGGAGCCGGGAACGTCTGCGACAACTGCTGTTTGGCGAGACACCCCCCGCCCTTGAGGGGGAACCGCGGGGAGGGGGACAGACCACCGGTCCGTTGCTGGCGGCCAACCTCACCGTGGCCAGCCACCTGCTCGGTTCGGGCCTGATGCCAAACCTTCAGGGAGCCATCCTTGTTCTTGAAGATGTCGGTGAGGCGCCGTATCGGATCGATCGAATGCTGACCCACTGGAGATTGTGTGGCGTGCTCCAACAGCTCGGCGGGATCGGCTTCGGTCAGTTCGAAGGATGCGACAGCAGCCCGGATGACCCTTTGACCACAACACTCGCAGCGGTGCTCGACGAGCGCACCGCTGACCTGAACATTCCCGTCGTGATGAATCTGCCGGTCGGCCACGTCTGCGGCAATGCCGCCTTGCCGATGGGGCAGCTGGCTTGCCTCGACGGCAATCGCGGCAGCCTCAGCCTTGTTGCCTGA
- the petC gene encoding cytochrome b6-f complex iron-sulfur subunit → MTQLSSSDVPGMGRRQFMNLLTFGSVTGVALGALYPVVNYFIPPRAAGAGGGTSAKDELGNAITATGWLSSHPEGDRSLVQGLKGDPTYLIVEGSDAIGSYGINAICTHLGCVVPWNSGANKFMCPCHGSQYDATGKVVRGPAPLSLALANVSVENDNVFVSQWTETDFRTGDKPWWA, encoded by the coding sequence ATGACCCAACTTTCCTCGAGCGATGTGCCCGGAATGGGTCGTCGGCAGTTCATGAATCTGCTGACCTTCGGTTCCGTGACCGGGGTGGCCTTGGGTGCTCTTTACCCCGTCGTTAACTACTTCATCCCCCCCCGCGCCGCTGGAGCCGGCGGCGGCACCTCCGCCAAGGATGAGCTCGGGAACGCCATCACCGCCACCGGCTGGTTGTCCTCTCACCCCGAGGGTGACCGCAGCCTCGTCCAGGGTCTCAAGGGTGATCCCACCTATCTGATCGTTGAAGGTTCGGATGCCATCGGCAGCTACGGCATCAACGCCATCTGCACCCACCTCGGCTGCGTCGTGCCCTGGAACAGCGGCGCCAACAAGTTCATGTGCCCCTGCCACGGAAGTCAGTACGACGCCACCGGCAAGGTGGTTCGCGGTCCGGCGCCACTCTCCCTGGCTCTGGCCAACGTGAGCGTCGAGAACGACAACGTCTTTGTGAGCCAGTGGACTGAAACCGACTTCCGCACGGGCGATAAGCCCTGGTGGGCCTGA
- the lgt gene encoding prolipoprotein diacylglyceryl transferase — MFTSPGPVLFQIGPLTLRWYGLLIATAVLIGLNLSSRLAQSRRLENGLISDLLPLLVLFSVIGARLYYVAFEWHNYANQPMKALAIWEGGIAIHGALIAGTLTLFLFCRWRRQPFLDVLDVLVPSVALGQAIGRWGNFFNSEAFGVPTDLPWKLFIPYGNRPVIYADAEFFHPTFLYESIWNLLLFALLLGLFRWGSRDRFSLPAGALSCVYLIGYSFGRIWIEGLRIDPLCVGALPPACEGGIRIAQLMSAMLMVQGGLGLWWLYRRQQQLQTPPNP; from the coding sequence ATGTTCACATCGCCTGGGCCCGTTCTGTTTCAGATCGGGCCGCTCACCCTCCGCTGGTACGGACTGCTGATCGCAACAGCAGTCCTGATCGGATTGAACCTCTCCAGTCGCCTGGCCCAGTCCCGCAGGCTGGAAAACGGGTTGATCAGTGATCTGCTCCCGCTGCTGGTGTTGTTCTCCGTGATCGGAGCCAGGTTGTATTACGTCGCCTTCGAATGGCACAACTACGCCAATCAGCCGATGAAGGCGCTGGCGATCTGGGAAGGAGGCATCGCCATCCACGGCGCTCTGATCGCTGGAACCCTCACCCTGTTTCTGTTCTGCCGCTGGCGTCGTCAGCCATTTCTGGATGTTCTCGATGTTCTGGTGCCCTCCGTTGCTCTGGGCCAGGCCATTGGACGCTGGGGAAACTTCTTTAACTCTGAAGCCTTCGGTGTCCCGACCGACCTCCCCTGGAAGCTGTTCATTCCCTACGGGAATCGGCCGGTGATCTATGCGGACGCCGAGTTTTTCCATCCAACATTCCTGTACGAATCGATCTGGAATCTGCTGCTGTTTGCTCTCCTGCTGGGTCTTTTCCGCTGGGGAAGCCGAGATCGTTTCTCCCTTCCTGCAGGAGCTCTGAGCTGTGTGTATCTTATCGGCTACAGCTTTGGCCGCATCTGGATCGAGGGACTCCGCATTGATCCCCTCTGTGTGGGAGCACTGCCCCCAGCCTGTGAGGGAGGGATTCGCATCGCCCAGTTGATGAGTGCCATGCTGATGGTTCAGGGTGGATTGGGTCTGTGGTGGTTGTACCGGCGGCAGCAACAGCTTCAGACTCCACCCAACCCCTGA
- a CDS encoding Ppx/GppA phosphatase family protein yields MLDAVSEPTASAGSEPTRSSAQTRRVAAIDIGTNSTHLLVAGVDTILGTFSIEQAEKSTTRLGERDPDSGELTSAGMDRAFETLRRFRDLAVSHDVEQIVTAATSAVREAPNGREFLQSIQDGLGIDVDLVSGPEEARLIYLGVLSGMTFGDRPHLLLDIGGGSTELILADGRDARALTSTRVGAVRLQRDFVKDDPIPPQRRSFLQAFIQGSLEPAVDKVHRRIKPGEIPVLVATSGTAMAIGALAASEDERPPLKLHGYRVSRQRLDRVVEKLVTMTPDQRRDLSPINDRRAEIIVPGALILQTTMQMLGVDEFVLSERALREGLIVDWMLRHGLLEDRFSFQSSIRQRTVIHQVQRFAVNQRRAERVATHALSLYDATEGLMHHDDGQGRELLWAAAMLHACGQHINLSAYHKHSWYLIRHGELLGYSESEHLMVAAIARYHRRSLPKKRHESWQALVTRENRRRVSEMSLLLRLAAALDRRPEPVVASLQVNTTPDVLDLVLVPERLNQNLSLEQWSLESCAEVVREASGVKLRVSVQG; encoded by the coding sequence ATGCTGGACGCTGTGTCTGAACCAACGGCTTCGGCAGGGTCGGAACCCACAAGGTCGTCGGCCCAGACCCGGCGCGTGGCCGCCATTGACATCGGCACCAACTCCACCCATCTCCTGGTGGCCGGCGTGGACACCATCCTTGGCACCTTCAGCATCGAACAGGCGGAGAAGTCGACCACCCGCCTTGGAGAACGCGATCCGGACAGCGGCGAACTGACCTCGGCTGGAATGGATCGTGCTTTCGAAACACTGCGACGGTTCCGGGATCTGGCCGTCAGTCACGACGTGGAGCAGATCGTGACCGCCGCCACCAGCGCCGTCCGCGAGGCTCCCAATGGCAGGGAGTTTCTCCAAAGCATTCAGGATGGCCTCGGCATCGATGTGGATCTCGTCAGTGGCCCGGAGGAGGCCCGTCTGATCTACTTGGGGGTGCTCTCTGGGATGACCTTCGGTGATCGTCCCCACCTGCTGCTGGACATCGGTGGGGGATCGACGGAGCTGATCCTTGCCGATGGACGCGATGCCCGCGCTCTCACCAGCACGCGGGTGGGTGCAGTGCGCTTGCAACGGGATTTCGTCAAGGATGATCCGATCCCCCCTCAGCGACGCTCGTTCCTGCAGGCCTTCATCCAGGGATCCCTGGAGCCTGCCGTTGACAAGGTGCACCGGCGGATCAAGCCGGGGGAAATACCCGTTCTCGTCGCCACCAGCGGCACGGCCATGGCCATCGGTGCACTGGCGGCCAGTGAGGACGAACGTCCTCCGCTGAAACTGCACGGTTACCGGGTGTCGCGCCAGCGGCTGGATCGCGTTGTCGAGAAACTGGTGACGATGACTCCGGATCAACGGCGGGACCTTTCACCCATCAACGACCGCAGGGCCGAAATCATCGTGCCGGGGGCCCTGATCCTGCAGACCACGATGCAGATGCTGGGCGTTGACGAGTTCGTTCTCAGCGAACGGGCCTTGCGCGAGGGACTGATCGTGGATTGGATGCTCCGCCATGGACTGCTCGAGGACCGTTTCAGCTTTCAGAGCAGCATTCGTCAGCGCACTGTTATCCATCAGGTGCAGCGCTTTGCGGTGAATCAGAGGCGCGCTGAACGGGTGGCGACCCATGCCCTGAGCCTGTACGACGCCACAGAGGGTTTGATGCACCACGACGATGGCCAGGGGCGGGAGTTGCTCTGGGCCGCAGCAATGCTTCACGCCTGCGGACAGCACATCAATCTCAGCGCGTATCACAAGCACTCCTGGTATCTGATTCGTCACGGAGAGCTTCTGGGCTACTCGGAGTCGGAACATCTGATGGTGGCAGCCATTGCCCGCTATCACCGCCGCAGTCTTCCCAAGAAACGGCATGAGTCCTGGCAGGCGCTGGTGACCCGTGAAAATCGACGTCGCGTCAGTGAAATGTCACTGCTGCTGCGCCTTGCAGCAGCCCTGGACCGGCGACCTGAGCCGGTGGTCGCTTCATTACAGGTGAACACAACACCGGACGTGTTGGATCTTGTTCTTGTGCCAGAGCGACTGAATCAGAACCTCAGCCTGGAGCAGTGGAGTCTTGAGAGCTGCGCTGAGGTGGTGCGTGAGGCTTCGGGGGTCAAGCTCCGGGTCAGCGTTCAGGGTTGA
- a CDS encoding 4-hydroxybenzoate polyprenyltransferase yields the protein MNSLRERLGPWLELLRWTKPTGRLILLIPAGWSLWLSPSAPPGLLLLLQIVVGGLAVSGAGCIANDLWDRRFDSRVERTKQRPLARGAIRPAAAFMLLIVLLVLSLAVVLSLDETSQALCLLLSICALPAILLYPSAKRWFAYPQAVLAFCWGFAVLIPWAAAERSLTLQPALIGCWLATVLWTFGFDTVYAMADRRDDAVIGLNSSALSLGSRAVVTVRACYGLTVAALALAAVSAGVHPLFWIFWLGATVLMQLSCRSLNQRNATMASFGLHFRGQVQIGSLLLLGLMLSRGLTG from the coding sequence GTGAACAGCCTTCGTGAACGCCTTGGCCCCTGGCTTGAACTGCTGCGCTGGACCAAGCCAACCGGTCGCCTGATTCTGCTGATTCCCGCCGGCTGGAGCCTGTGGTTGTCACCCTCTGCACCTCCTGGCCTGCTTCTGTTGCTCCAGATCGTTGTCGGAGGGTTGGCCGTGAGTGGAGCCGGCTGCATTGCCAACGACCTTTGGGACCGCCGTTTCGACAGCCGGGTGGAACGGACGAAACAGCGGCCGCTGGCCCGGGGTGCGATCCGGCCGGCCGCAGCATTCATGCTGCTGATCGTTCTGCTGGTCCTCAGCCTTGCGGTGGTCCTCAGCCTGGATGAGACCAGCCAGGCCTTATGCCTGCTGCTCTCGATCTGCGCTCTTCCGGCGATCCTCCTCTATCCCTCCGCCAAGCGCTGGTTCGCTTACCCCCAGGCGGTGCTTGCTTTCTGCTGGGGCTTTGCCGTGCTGATCCCCTGGGCCGCAGCGGAACGAAGCCTGACGCTGCAGCCGGCCCTGATCGGCTGCTGGCTGGCCACGGTTCTGTGGACCTTCGGCTTCGACACCGTCTATGCCATGGCTGATCGCCGTGATGATGCAGTCATCGGCCTGAACAGCAGCGCCTTGAGCCTGGGGAGCCGTGCCGTCGTCACCGTCAGAGCCTGTTATGGCTTGACGGTCGCAGCCCTCGCGCTGGCCGCCGTCAGTGCGGGCGTTCATCCACTGTTCTGGATCTTCTGGCTCGGAGCCACAGTGCTGATGCAGCTCAGTTGCCGGTCGTTGAACCAGCGCAACGCGACCATGGCGAGCTTTGGTCTTCATTTCCGCGGCCAGGTCCAGATCGGCAGCCTGCTGCTGCTGGGGCTGATGCTGAGCCGCGGGCTGACCGGATGA
- the tatC gene encoding twin-arginine translocase subunit TatC translates to MPLVDHLEELRQRVLRSLLAVVLSALVCLLAVKPLVRLLEAPAQGIHFLQLAPGEFLFVSLKVAGYAGLTLALPYVLFQLLAFVLPGLTLRERRLIAPAVAGSAVLFLAGIAFAWWALVPAALRFLVSYGADVVEPLWSIERYLDFVLLLMLATGLAFQLPVLQLLLGVLGLVRWRTMLGAWRWVVLGSALAGAVLTPSTDPITMLLLAGAITALFLIGVGLVALTETLRRETP, encoded by the coding sequence ATGCCTCTGGTGGATCACCTCGAGGAACTGCGCCAGCGAGTGCTGCGCAGTCTCCTGGCCGTGGTGCTGTCAGCACTGGTTTGCCTGCTGGCGGTGAAGCCCCTCGTGCGCCTGCTGGAAGCCCCGGCCCAGGGGATCCACTTCCTGCAGCTGGCACCCGGTGAATTTCTGTTCGTGTCGCTGAAGGTGGCTGGCTATGCCGGCCTGACACTCGCCCTTCCCTACGTCCTGTTTCAGTTGCTGGCCTTTGTGCTCCCTGGATTGACGCTTCGGGAACGGCGGCTGATCGCGCCGGCCGTGGCCGGATCGGCCGTGCTGTTTCTGGCGGGCATTGCCTTTGCATGGTGGGCCCTGGTCCCCGCCGCTCTGCGTTTTTTGGTGAGCTACGGCGCCGATGTGGTGGAACCGCTCTGGTCGATCGAGCGTTACCTGGATTTCGTTCTGTTGCTGATGCTGGCCACAGGCCTGGCCTTTCAATTGCCGGTGTTGCAGCTGTTGCTGGGCGTGCTGGGACTCGTGCGCTGGCGCACCATGCTCGGGGCGTGGCGATGGGTGGTGCTGGGCTCCGCCCTCGCCGGGGCAGTGCTCACCCCATCAACCGACCCGATCACCATGCTGTTGCTGGCGGGCGCGATCACGGCCTTGTTCCTGATCGGCGTCGGGCTGGTCGCCCTCACGGAGACCCTCAGACGAGAAACTCCCTGA
- a CDS encoding lipopolysaccharide heptosyltransferase family protein, with the protein MRVLALSPGPLAQQLDRLPALVSLCEQVGATLQVACAPACRGAWDLVPQVEKILPFDFEAAPTLADWANLLGCVREPDFQVCLNFAEGRQVNLMLSMSHIPTRIASSGFSSTEIVSPGEGWCAQRLASVLKPLGCDLDADRFRLALSSTDLDAARAEQPAGEGPMLLLAPAGSTVDWPEQRWRSLPEAIAQRLKGLRTLQLNPDLPINRRAAAVASADVVLSSCPVSQKLAIYSGVPLVALGAEPQDLPDRPDIRCLGTPGNLSALADDEVLQALGF; encoded by the coding sequence ATGCGTGTTCTTGCTCTCAGCCCTGGCCCGCTGGCCCAGCAACTGGATCGACTCCCGGCGCTGGTGAGCCTGTGCGAGCAGGTGGGCGCCACTCTGCAGGTGGCCTGCGCTCCGGCCTGTCGCGGGGCCTGGGACCTGGTTCCCCAAGTGGAGAAGATTCTTCCCTTTGATTTCGAGGCAGCACCCACCCTCGCGGACTGGGCCAACCTGCTTGGTTGCGTGCGGGAGCCCGATTTTCAGGTCTGCCTCAACTTCGCTGAAGGACGGCAGGTGAACCTGATGCTGTCGATGAGTCACATCCCCACGCGAATCGCCAGCAGCGGTTTCTCCAGCACTGAAATCGTCTCCCCCGGCGAGGGCTGGTGTGCCCAGCGCCTGGCCAGTGTGCTGAAGCCCCTGGGCTGCGACCTGGATGCGGACCGTTTCCGACTGGCCCTTTCCAGCACGGACCTCGACGCCGCCCGCGCTGAACAACCCGCCGGAGAAGGCCCCATGCTGCTGCTGGCTCCTGCTGGCTCGACTGTGGATTGGCCGGAACAGCGCTGGAGGTCACTGCCAGAGGCCATCGCGCAGCGCCTCAAAGGACTGCGCACCTTGCAGCTGAATCCGGATCTGCCCATCAACCGTCGTGCGGCGGCTGTCGCCAGTGCCGACGTGGTGCTCAGCAGCTGCCCGGTGAGCCAGAAGTTGGCCATCTACAGCGGCGTTCCACTGGTGGCACTGGGCGCGGAACCTCAGGACCTCCCCGACCGACCCGACATTCGCTGCCTTGGCACCCCCGGTAATCTCAGCGCCCTTGCGGACGATGAGGTGCTTCAGGCCCTCGGGTTCTGA
- a CDS encoding helix-turn-helix domain-containing protein — MSGSDLNSKPTQSSAIEDVGTAIRQGRESASISREELAQRLHMGCEQLEALEQGELHRLPEPVFIKAMVRRLASHLRLDADALVEQLGPLPNRPSITHTPVQALKPIADQASGPPWITLLLALMAIVGLGSWARHLLTDTTTSTSGRETPIQAAPETKVQPPRQDVPAPPAESTTTAAIVLDCSEPCWIALRRDGTVEFEGILDAPRTVENPEGVEVYPGRPDLVMLRREEEEAINLGSINDLRWYPLNPER; from the coding sequence ATGAGCGGAAGCGACCTCAACTCAAAACCCACGCAATCATCCGCAATTGAGGATGTAGGAACTGCGATCCGTCAGGGGCGAGAGTCCGCTTCGATCAGCCGTGAGGAGCTGGCCCAGCGTTTGCACATGGGCTGTGAACAACTCGAAGCTCTGGAGCAAGGGGAACTGCATCGGTTACCTGAACCTGTGTTCATCAAGGCGATGGTGCGACGCCTCGCCAGTCACCTCAGACTTGATGCTGATGCACTGGTGGAGCAGCTGGGTCCACTGCCCAATCGTCCGTCGATCACCCATACGCCAGTTCAAGCACTGAAGCCAATCGCTGATCAGGCCTCCGGACCCCCTTGGATAACCCTTCTGTTGGCCCTGATGGCGATCGTTGGCCTCGGCAGCTGGGCCCGTCATCTGCTCACAGACACCACCACATCGACCTCTGGTCGGGAAACGCCCATCCAGGCAGCACCCGAAACGAAGGTCCAACCTCCAAGACAGGACGTTCCAGCTCCCCCGGCGGAATCGACCACGACAGCAGCAATCGTTCTCGACTGCAGCGAACCGTGCTGGATTGCCCTGCGTCGCGATGGAACAGTGGAGTTCGAAGGAATTCTGGACGCCCCTAGAACGGTGGAGAACCCCGAAGGCGTTGAGGTTTATCCCGGGCGTCCGGATCTGGTGATGCTGCGCCGAGAGGAGGAGGAAGCGATCAACCTCGGCAGCATCAATGACCTGCGCTGGTACCCGCTCAACCCTGAACGCTGA